The Leptotrichia sp. OH3620_COT-345 genome has a window encoding:
- the infA gene encoding translation initiation factor IF-1, protein MAKQDVLELEGEILEALPNAMFQVRLENGHEVLGHISGKMRMNYIKILPGDKVTVEVSPYDLSRGRIVYRKK, encoded by the coding sequence ATGGCAAAACAGGATGTTCTGGAATTGGAAGGTGAAATTTTAGAAGCCTTACCAAATGCTATGTTTCAAGTAAGACTTGAAAATGGACACGAAGTTTTAGGACATATCTCAGGTAAAATGAGAATGAACTATATTAAAATTTTACCGGGAGACAAAGTAACGGTTGAAGTGTCACCGTATGACTTGTCAAGAGGTAGAATAGTGTATAGGAAAAAATAA
- the rpmJ gene encoding 50S ribosomal protein L36 — protein sequence MKVKASIKPICDKCKIIKRHGKVRIICENPKHKQIQG from the coding sequence ATGAAAGTGAAAGCTTCAATAAAACCGATATGTGACAAATGTAAAATAATCAAGCGTCACGGGAAAGTAAGAATAATATGCGAAAACCCTAAACACAAACAAATACAGGGATAA
- the rpsM gene encoding 30S ribosomal protein S13, giving the protein MARIAGVDIPRNKRVEISLTYIFGIGRSTSNEILEKAGVDRDIKVKDLTEEQVGKIRTIVEEYKIEGELRKEIRLNIKRLLDIKSYRGLRHRNGLPVRGQKTKTNARTRKGPVKMAIAKKK; this is encoded by the coding sequence TTGGCTAGAATAGCGGGAGTTGATATTCCAAGAAATAAAAGAGTGGAAATTTCATTGACTTATATTTTTGGAATTGGAAGAAGTACTTCAAACGAGATTTTAGAAAAAGCGGGTGTTGACAGAGACATCAAAGTAAAAGATTTGACTGAAGAGCAAGTAGGGAAAATCAGAACAATAGTTGAAGAATACAAAATTGAAGGAGAACTTAGAAAAGAAATCAGACTTAATATCAAAAGATTACTTGATATTAAAAGTTACAGAGGATTAAGACATAGAAACGGGTTGCCTGTAAGAGGACAAAAGACAAAAACAAACGCAAGAACAAGAAAAGGTCCAGTAAAAATGGCAATAGCTAAGAAAAAATAA
- the rpsK gene encoding 30S ribosomal protein S11, with product MAKKPAVSKKKKLKNIPNGIAYIHSTFNNTVVTITDSEGKVVIWKSGGTSGFKGTKKGTPFAAQIAAEQAAQVAIENGMKQIEIKIKGPGSGREASIRSIQATGLEVTRIVDITPVPHNGARPPKKRRP from the coding sequence GTGGCTAAAAAACCAGCAGTTTCAAAAAAGAAAAAATTAAAAAATATTCCTAACGGAATAGCATATATACATTCTACTTTTAACAATACTGTTGTAACTATAACAGATTCGGAAGGTAAAGTTGTAATCTGGAAATCAGGAGGGACTTCAGGGTTCAAAGGAACTAAAAAAGGGACTCCGTTTGCAGCACAAATAGCAGCTGAACAGGCAGCACAGGTTGCGATTGAAAACGGAATGAAGCAGATAGAAATTAAAATAAAGGGGCCGGGATCAGGAAGAGAAGCTTCTATAAGATCAATACAGGCGACTGGCTTGGAAGTAACAAGAATAGTTGACATAACTCCGGTACCTCATAACGGTGCGAGACCGCCGAAAAAGAGAAGACCGTAA
- the rpsD gene encoding 30S ribosomal protein S4 — protein MARDRQPVLKKCRNLGLDPSILGVNKKSNRNIRPNANRKLTEYGIQLREKQKAKFVYGVMEKQFHKLYEEATRKEGVTGVLLLQYLERRLDNVVYRLGFANTRRQARQIVSHGHILINGKRVNIASYRVKQGDVISIKEDSRELAIIKEAVGQKSVPGWLSLDETTLTAKVLENPGRDAVDFEINEAMIIEFYSR, from the coding sequence ATGGCAAGAGATAGACAGCCGGTGTTAAAAAAATGTAGAAATCTTGGTTTAGATCCAAGCATTTTAGGAGTTAACAAAAAGTCAAACAGAAATATAAGACCAAATGCAAATAGAAAATTAACTGAATACGGAATACAATTAAGAGAAAAGCAGAAGGCAAAATTTGTATATGGAGTAATGGAAAAACAGTTCCATAAATTATATGAAGAAGCTACAAGAAAAGAAGGAGTAACAGGGGTATTATTACTTCAATACTTGGAAAGAAGATTGGACAACGTTGTTTACAGATTGGGCTTCGCTAATACAAGAAGACAGGCAAGACAGATTGTCAGCCATGGTCACATACTTATAAACGGAAAAAGAGTTAATATAGCATCATACAGAGTAAAGCAGGGAGATGTAATTTCAATAAAGGAAGATTCCAGAGAACTGGCTATAATTAAAGAAGCAGTAGGACAAAAAAGTGTTCCGGGATGGTTATCGCTGGATGAAACGACATTGACAGCTAAAGTGTTGGAAAATCCGGGAAGAGATGCTGTTGATTTTGAAATCAACGAAGCAATGATTATCGAGTTCTACTCAAGATAA
- a CDS encoding DNA-directed RNA polymerase subunit alpha: MLNIEKIAKNIKLTEEKESRYTAKYTLEPLYRGYGNTIGNALRRILLSSIPGSAIKGLRIDGVLNEFSTISGVKEAVTDIILNVKEIVVELDEPGEKKMVLSVKGPKVITAADIKPDAGIKIINPEQIIATVTTDKEINMEFLVDSGEGFVVSDEIDTEGWPIGYLAVDAIYTPIKKVNYTVEDTMVGRVTNYDKLILEISTDGSIEIQDALSYAVELLMIHIKPFANIGNSMSKFRGNEDEASVSNSEAENNIEDMKIEELDFTVRSYNCLKKAGVNTISDLTSMTYVELLKIKNLGRKSLNEIIDKMKELGYDLSEEAGN; this comes from the coding sequence TTGTTAAATATTGAAAAAATAGCTAAAAATATAAAATTAACAGAAGAAAAGGAAAGCAGATACACAGCTAAATATACGTTAGAGCCTTTATACAGAGGATACGGAAATACTATTGGAAATGCATTGAGAAGAATATTGTTATCGTCAATACCGGGATCAGCTATAAAAGGTCTTAGAATAGACGGTGTATTGAATGAATTTTCTACAATATCAGGGGTAAAGGAAGCTGTTACGGATATAATATTAAATGTTAAGGAAATAGTTGTCGAACTGGATGAGCCGGGAGAGAAAAAAATGGTATTATCCGTTAAAGGACCTAAAGTTATAACTGCTGCGGATATAAAGCCCGATGCCGGAATAAAAATTATAAATCCTGAACAAATTATTGCTACTGTAACGACTGATAAGGAAATTAATATGGAATTTTTAGTTGATTCAGGTGAAGGATTTGTAGTTTCCGATGAGATAGATACGGAAGGTTGGCCAATTGGATATCTGGCAGTTGATGCCATATATACACCAATTAAGAAAGTAAATTATACTGTTGAAGATACTATGGTAGGAAGAGTTACAAATTATGACAAATTGATATTGGAAATTTCTACTGACGGAAGTATTGAAATACAGGATGCATTATCATATGCCGTAGAATTGTTGATGATACATATAAAACCTTTTGCAAATATCGGTAACAGTATGAGTAAATTCAGAGGAAATGAAGATGAAGCTTCTGTATCAAATTCCGAAGCTGAAAATAATATAGAAGATATGAAAATTGAAGAGTTGGATTTCACGGTGAGATCATATAACTGTCTGAAAAAAGCAGGAGTGAATACTATATCTGACTTAACATCAATGACATATGTTGAACTGTTAAAAATTAAGAATTTAGGGAGAAAATCTCTGAATGAAATTATTGATAAAATGAAAGAGCTTGGTTACGATTTAAGTGAAGAAGCCGGGAATTAA
- the rplQ gene encoding 50S ribosomal protein L17, translating to MNHNKSYRKLGRRSDHRLAMLKNMTISLVKSERIETTVTRAKELRKFVERVITLGKKYNNLNLEDNGERAKAIHLRRQAFSFLRNEEAVAKVFKDIAPKYMDRNGGYTRIIKTDVRRGDSAELAIIELV from the coding sequence ATGAATCATAATAAATCATATAGAAAATTAGGAAGAAGAAGTGATCATAGATTGGCAATGCTTAAAAATATGACTATTTCTTTAGTCAAGTCTGAAAGAATCGAAACAACGGTTACAAGAGCAAAAGAATTAAGAAAATTTGTTGAAAGAGTTATAACATTAGGGAAAAAATATAATAATCTTAATCTAGAAGATAACGGAGAAAGAGCAAAAGCAATCCATCTGAGAAGACAGGCTTTCTCATTTTTAAGAAATGAAGAAGCGGTAGCTAAGGTTTTTAAAGATATAGCACCTAAGTACATGGACAGAAATGGCGGTTATACAAGAATTATCAAAACTGATGTAAGAAGAGGAGATTCGGCTGAATTAGCGATAATAGAATTAGTATAA
- a CDS encoding N-acetyltransferase: MIKILNESEMYVYKDKLIEIYQKALNLQEKSAQYLGIRIENSIKNKLNTVIITSWDEKTNEITGFVYGFDFRPENWWALQIKDFLPLKEGINWYENTFELNELMISPEYQGKGYGKRLMKELEKNISHRFILLSTKKNNNAKVIDFYHKLEYRNIIDPFNYIDNAYDTSIIMCFDKNKERN, from the coding sequence ATGATAAAAATTTTAAATGAAAGTGAAATGTATGTTTATAAAGATAAATTGATTGAAATATATCAGAAAGCTTTAAATTTACAAGAAAAGTCCGCTCAGTATTTAGGAATACGTATTGAAAACAGTATAAAAAATAAACTTAATACAGTAATAATTACTTCTTGGGATGAGAAGACAAATGAAATAACAGGATTCGTATACGGTTTTGATTTTAGACCTGAAAACTGGTGGGCTTTACAAATAAAAGATTTTCTTCCCTTAAAAGAAGGTATAAATTGGTATGAAAATACATTTGAACTTAATGAACTTATGATTTCTCCTGAATATCAGGGTAAGGGATATGGAAAAAGACTTATGAAAGAACTTGAAAAAAATATTTCTCATAGATTTATACTGTTAAGTACAAAAAAGAATAACAATGCAAAAGTAATTGATTTTTATCATAAATTAGAGTATCGGAATATAATAGACCCTTTTAATTATATTGATAATGCTTATGATACATCAATTATTATGTGTTTTGATAAAAATAAAGAAAGGAATTAA
- the brnQ gene encoding branched-chain amino acid transport system II carrier protein, with the protein MKKKELIMIGLMIFSLFFGAGNLIFPPIIGKEAGTNMPITMIFFAVTAIIFPVLGIIAVAKSNGLKNLAGRVDSVFAIVFTVATYLAIGPALAMPRAGTVPFEIAIAPYLPEGSSVKTALFIYTTIFFGVVYWLSLNPNKLLDRISKITSPVFLILIFMLFLGTFIKPMGNYAQPSEIYSKNLGLQGFLDGYLTLDALAALNYGLVVVFVIKSKNIIEEGKITKTVITTGIFAGMMLFIVYMMLAHVGASSASMFPHTKNGAEILANTVRYSYGDFGGILLASIFTIACLNIGVGLTTSLSQYFNLLIKKVPYKIWATIWVIWSYILANMGLNKIMEYSVPVLLAIYPASLVLIMLALLDKWIKGNTIIYKAAVYPTVAVSIISTLDKIGISVPLLTVLAKKLPLHNADLGWISVTVVSFIVSFCIVHFSEENK; encoded by the coding sequence ATGAAGAAAAAAGAATTAATAATGATAGGATTAATGATATTCTCTCTATTTTTCGGAGCGGGGAATTTGATATTTCCTCCAATTATTGGAAAAGAGGCGGGTACGAATATGCCGATAACAATGATATTTTTTGCTGTGACAGCTATCATTTTTCCTGTTTTGGGAATAATAGCCGTAGCAAAGTCCAATGGATTAAAAAATCTGGCAGGCAGAGTAGATTCTGTATTTGCAATAGTTTTTACTGTAGCAACATATTTGGCTATAGGACCTGCATTAGCTATGCCTAGAGCGGGAACGGTTCCCTTTGAAATAGCTATAGCACCTTATCTCCCTGAAGGAAGTTCGGTAAAAACGGCATTATTTATTTATACAACGATATTTTTCGGAGTAGTTTATTGGCTAAGCTTAAATCCCAATAAGCTTCTTGACAGAATAAGTAAAATAACATCACCTGTATTTTTAATATTGATATTTATGCTTTTTTTAGGAACATTTATAAAACCTATGGGAAATTATGCTCAACCTTCGGAAATTTATTCTAAAAATTTAGGACTTCAAGGATTTCTTGATGGATATTTGACTTTGGATGCACTGGCAGCATTGAATTATGGTCTTGTAGTTGTATTTGTAATTAAATCTAAAAATATTATTGAAGAAGGAAAAATAACAAAAACAGTAATTACTACGGGGATTTTTGCGGGAATGATGTTGTTCATAGTATATATGATGCTTGCTCATGTGGGAGCCTCAAGTGCTTCAATGTTTCCTCATACAAAAAATGGAGCTGAAATACTTGCGAATACAGTAAGGTATTCATATGGGGATTTTGGCGGGATATTACTTGCGAGTATATTTACAATAGCCTGTCTGAATATCGGGGTAGGACTGACAACATCACTTAGTCAATATTTTAATTTATTAATAAAAAAAGTTCCTTACAAAATATGGGCGACAATTTGGGTAATATGGAGTTATATACTTGCAAATATGGGATTGAATAAAATAATGGAATACAGTGTTCCCGTCTTACTGGCTATATACCCGGCATCACTGGTTCTCATAATGTTAGCATTGCTTGATAAATGGATAAAAGGGAATACAATAATATATAAAGCGGCAGTTTATCCTACAGTAGCAGTGAGCATAATAAGTACTTTGGACAAAATAGGTATTTCAGTGCCTTTGTTAACGGTATTGGCTAAAAAACTACCTTTACATAATGCGGATTTGGGATGGATAAGTGTTACAGTAGTTTCTTTTATTGTCAGTTTCTGCATTGTACATTTTTCAGAGGAAAATAAATAA
- the aphA gene encoding acid phosphatase AphA: MKKSLLILAILSANTLFGAGPKVPYTHEGFYSTDKIQKAIHFVSVEDIKKSLEGKGTINVSFDVDDTLLHSSGYFRYGQDYFQIPGDKRGAISYLYNQKFWDYVAEMGDEHSIPKQSAADLIKMHLERGDNIFFITGRTKHSKDKNYTSTKLSKTLKRFFNLPKEVYVEYTGDTPTGGYKYDKSFYIKKHNVSIHYGDSDDDILAARELGIRGIRVQRAYNSTNPQKLNGGYGEEVLINSAW; encoded by the coding sequence ATGAAAAAATCATTATTAATTTTGGCAATTTTATCAGCAAACACATTGTTCGGCGCAGGACCGAAAGTTCCTTACACTCATGAAGGATTTTATTCAACTGACAAAATCCAGAAGGCGATTCATTTTGTATCAGTAGAAGACATAAAAAAAAGCCTGGAAGGAAAAGGAACTATAAATGTAAGTTTTGATGTGGATGACACTCTTCTTCACTCCAGTGGATATTTCAGATATGGTCAGGATTATTTTCAAATTCCCGGTGATAAAAGAGGAGCGATAAGCTATCTTTATAATCAGAAATTTTGGGATTATGTTGCTGAAATGGGAGATGAGCATTCTATTCCGAAACAGTCGGCTGCCGATCTTATAAAAATGCATTTGGAAAGAGGAGACAATATTTTCTTTATTACCGGAAGAACAAAACATTCAAAAGACAAAAATTATACTTCTACTAAATTATCAAAAACACTGAAAAGATTTTTCAATTTACCTAAAGAAGTTTATGTAGAATATACGGGAGATACTCCTACTGGTGGCTATAAATACGATAAGTCATTTTATATAAAAAAACATAATGTTTCAATTCACTACGGTGATAGTGATGATGATATTTTAGCTGCAAGAGAATTGGGAATAAGAGGAATCCGTGTTCAGAGAGCTTATAACTCCACTAATCCCCAAAAACTTAATGGAGGCTATGGAGAAGAAGTTTTAATTAACTCCGCATGGTAA
- a CDS encoding MGMT family protein, translating into MKNKKNNMFEKIYGITRKIPYGKVATYGQIAVLAGNPKLSRVVGYAMSFCPYRDVPCHRVVNRFGELAKNFGENGSEEQKVRLKNEGIDINESNCVNLRKYIWNVVENEV; encoded by the coding sequence ATGAAAAATAAAAAAAATAATATGTTTGAAAAAATATATGGAATTACGAGAAAAATACCTTATGGCAAAGTAGCTACTTACGGTCAAATTGCAGTTTTAGCGGGAAATCCAAAATTATCAAGAGTTGTAGGATATGCAATGAGTTTTTGTCCTTATAGGGATGTTCCTTGCCATAGAGTAGTAAATAGATTCGGAGAACTTGCAAAAAATTTTGGAGAAAATGGAAGCGAAGAACAGAAAGTACGACTTAAAAATGAAGGAATTGATATAAATGAAAGTAATTGTGTAAATTTAAGAAAATATATATGGAATGTAGTAGAAAATGAAGTATAA
- a CDS encoding peptide ABC transporter substrate-binding protein, with product MKKILLFVTMSAMLLIMACGKGKTDKKETGSEKKGEKSIAVNISSEPKTIDPQLATEASGIIVDTLLFEGLTRIDLKGEVTGAASESWEISEDGLTWKFNLRKNAKWSNGDPVTAHDFVFGWLRALNPETASEYAYELYYIEGAQEYNEKKGKKENVKIKALDDYTLEFKIKKPTPYLPSLLSFPTYYPANEKFVKETGQEYMTTVKKSMGNGPYVLKEWTPESNMILAKSENYWNKDNIHMDKLELKMISDEAALKNAFKNKELDISDISGNLVADFQGSKELVSYVKGSIRFLKFNLKEKLTSNPKIREALSLAIDREELGQNVAVGSFIPAKGFVPEGYGKLGDKDFREANGDLYEKYNPEKAKKMFDEGMKELGNPEPKITLQIFEAYGNKDLAVYVQEKWRKILGLETEIIINTPKVYFQNEQQGNYVVAIGMWGPDYLDPMTYMDMWVTDGGNNQTGWSNKKYDSLLEEAKLTTDNDIRIRKMMEAEKILGEEFPIAVLAINVKNVLVSDRVKNMNFMKIAAGNDFYYVDLK from the coding sequence GTGAAAAAAATATTATTATTTGTTACAATGTCAGCAATGTTATTAATTATGGCTTGTGGAAAAGGAAAAACCGATAAAAAAGAAACAGGTTCTGAGAAAAAAGGGGAAAAAAGTATAGCTGTCAATATCAGCTCTGAACCTAAAACTATTGATCCTCAATTAGCTACAGAAGCATCGGGAATTATTGTTGATACTTTGCTTTTTGAGGGATTAACAAGAATAGATTTGAAAGGTGAAGTAACAGGTGCTGCTTCTGAAAGTTGGGAAATAAGTGAGGATGGATTAACTTGGAAATTTAATTTAAGAAAGAATGCAAAATGGTCAAATGGTGATCCTGTAACTGCACATGATTTTGTGTTTGGTTGGCTGAGAGCTTTAAATCCTGAAACTGCTTCAGAATACGCCTATGAATTGTATTATATAGAGGGAGCACAGGAATATAATGAAAAAAAAGGAAAAAAAGAAAATGTTAAAATTAAAGCATTGGATGATTATACTCTTGAATTTAAAATAAAGAAACCGACACCATATTTGCCTTCGTTACTTTCATTTCCTACTTATTATCCTGCAAATGAAAAATTTGTAAAGGAAACAGGTCAGGAATATATGACAACTGTCAAAAAATCAATGGGTAACGGACCTTATGTATTGAAAGAATGGACACCTGAATCAAATATGATTTTAGCGAAAAGTGAAAATTACTGGAATAAGGACAATATTCATATGGATAAATTGGAATTAAAAATGATTTCAGATGAGGCGGCATTAAAAAATGCCTTTAAAAATAAGGAGTTGGATATAAGTGATATTTCAGGAAATTTAGTAGCCGACTTTCAAGGCAGCAAAGAATTAGTGTCTTATGTAAAAGGTTCTATAAGATTTTTAAAATTTAATTTAAAAGAAAAATTAACATCAAATCCTAAAATAAGAGAAGCCCTTTCTCTTGCAATTGATAGGGAAGAATTAGGACAAAATGTGGCAGTAGGAAGTTTTATACCTGCAAAAGGATTTGTTCCTGAAGGTTACGGAAAATTAGGGGATAAAGATTTTAGAGAGGCAAATGGAGATTTATATGAAAAGTATAATCCTGAAAAGGCTAAAAAAATGTTTGATGAAGGAATGAAAGAGCTGGGAAATCCTGAACCTAAGATAACTTTACAAATATTTGAAGCATATGGGAATAAAGATTTGGCAGTATATGTCCAGGAGAAATGGAGAAAAATTCTGGGACTGGAAACTGAAATAATTATTAATACTCCTAAAGTTTATTTTCAGAATGAACAACAGGGGAATTACGTTGTGGCAATCGGAATGTGGGGGCCTGATTATTTAGATCCTATGACATACATGGATATGTGGGTTACTGATGGAGGAAATAACCAAACAGGTTGGTCTAACAAAAAATATGATTCATTGCTGGAAGAAGCGAAACTCACAACTGATAATGATATAAGAATAAGAAAAATGATGGAAGCCGAAAAAATATTAGGTGAAGAATTTCCTATTGCGGTGTTGGCAATAAATGTAAAAAATGTTTTAGTAAGTGATAGGGTAAAAAATATGAATTTTATGAAAATTGCTGCAGGGAATGATTTTTACTATGTTGATTTAAAATAA
- a CDS encoding C-GCAxxG-C-C family protein, protein MDKINTKKFTKEELVKKIKEDSEEFFRSGTFFCSEAVVTVLNNYLGQPYPPEVVKLASGFPIGMGKAGCLCGAVSGGQMALGIVYGRIQGEAIQDKMFEIAKGLHDHIIKEYGSCCCRVMTRKWKGDDFKSPERKEHCIKITGKVAEWIAEQLIDDNKIETKKV, encoded by the coding sequence ATGGATAAAATTAATACAAAAAAATTTACAAAAGAAGAACTCGTGAAAAAAATAAAAGAAGATTCTGAAGAATTTTTTCGTTCAGGTACATTTTTTTGTAGTGAAGCAGTTGTTACTGTTTTAAATAATTATTTGGGCCAACCTTACCCACCTGAAGTTGTCAAACTTGCAAGCGGATTTCCTATAGGAATGGGAAAAGCCGGATGTCTTTGTGGTGCAGTTTCCGGTGGACAAATGGCTTTAGGCATTGTTTATGGACGTATTCAAGGAGAAGCTATACAGGATAAAATGTTTGAAATCGCTAAAGGACTTCATGATCATATTATAAAAGAATATGGCTCATGCTGCTGTCGTGTAATGACAAGGAAATGGAAAGGCGATGATTTTAAAAGTCCTGAAAGAAAAGAACACTGTATAAAAATCACGGGAAAAGTTGCTGAATGGATAGCTGAACAGCTTATAGATGATAATAAAATTGAAACAAAAAAAGTCTAA
- a CDS encoding subtype B tannase — translation MKGKKLKLILIIIGIFLSTLSVNATNMKENKNMKKIGENQSTVSKTEKTELKLSNKTEKGYDLNFDIKNYEIKMVVVNEKTVTYRAYENIVYVKNPVDINYQTVNIYIPEEYFNGKTVGKYNGKNAPIFLPNTVGGYMPGAAGKPEVDKRKGTDNAVVVALSKGYVVASPGARGRTLKDSDGKYSGKAPAAIVDLKAAVRYLHYNDKVMPGNANKIISNGTSAGGALSVLLGATGNSKDYEPYLKELGAAEAKDDIFAVSAYCPITNLDNANTAYEWTFNGVNDYKKIEISMLDYNVQRKEIAGTLTEAEIERSAVLKKMFPEYLNSLKLKDKNGKILSLDKDGNGSFKEKIKKYYIDSANKALKQENNLSKFTFLTIKDNKVTDLNFEEYVKYMGRLKTPGAFDNVDLKTGENNLFGDTGTDNKHFTQYIFENSIVGGKMADKNVVKMMNPMDYIGKKGVNTSKYWRIRHGAVDKDTALAIPAILAIKLENSGKNVDFASPWGVSHSGDYDLDELFEWIEKIIQ, via the coding sequence ATGAAAGGAAAAAAACTGAAATTAATACTGATTATAATTGGAATATTCTTATCGACATTAAGTGTGAATGCGACTAATATGAAAGAAAATAAAAATATGAAAAAAATAGGGGAAAATCAGAGTACAGTGAGTAAAACTGAAAAAACCGAACTGAAATTAAGTAACAAAACTGAAAAGGGATATGACCTGAATTTCGATATTAAAAATTATGAAATAAAAATGGTAGTAGTAAATGAAAAGACAGTAACATACAGAGCCTATGAAAATATAGTTTATGTAAAAAATCCTGTGGATATAAATTATCAGACGGTAAATATTTATATACCTGAAGAATACTTTAACGGGAAAACGGTCGGAAAATATAATGGGAAAAATGCTCCGATTTTTTTGCCTAACACTGTGGGAGGATACATGCCGGGAGCGGCGGGAAAGCCTGAAGTCGATAAGAGAAAAGGGACAGATAATGCAGTGGTGGTAGCATTGTCCAAAGGTTATGTAGTAGCTTCACCGGGAGCAAGAGGAAGAACTTTGAAAGACAGTGACGGAAAATATTCAGGAAAAGCCCCGGCAGCTATTGTGGACTTAAAAGCGGCAGTCCGTTATTTACATTATAATGACAAAGTCATGCCCGGAAATGCAAATAAAATTATTTCAAACGGAACAAGTGCAGGAGGAGCATTGTCAGTACTTTTAGGAGCTACAGGAAACAGTAAGGACTATGAGCCTTACCTGAAGGAATTGGGAGCAGCTGAAGCAAAGGATGATATTTTTGCAGTGTCGGCATACTGCCCGATTACAAATCTGGATAATGCCAATACCGCCTATGAGTGGACATTTAACGGAGTGAATGATTATAAAAAAATAGAAATAAGTATGCTTGACTATAACGTTCAAAGAAAGGAAATAGCAGGAACACTTACTGAAGCTGAAATAGAAAGATCGGCTGTCCTTAAAAAAATGTTTCCTGAATATTTAAACAGCTTGAAATTAAAAGATAAAAACGGGAAAATATTGTCACTGGATAAAGACGGGAATGGAAGTTTCAAGGAAAAAATAAAGAAATATTACATTGATTCTGCAAATAAGGCATTGAAACAGGAAAATAATTTGTCGAAATTTACGTTTCTTACAATAAAGGACAATAAAGTGACTGATTTGAATTTTGAGGAATATGTAAAATATATGGGGAGACTTAAAACTCCCGGAGCATTTGACAATGTTGACTTAAAAACAGGGGAAAATAATCTTTTCGGAGATACGGGTACTGACAATAAACATTTTACACAATATATATTTGAAAACAGTATAGTAGGCGGTAAAATGGCTGATAAAAATGTTGTGAAAATGATGAACCCTATGGATTACATAGGGAAAAAGGGAGTAAATACATCGAAATATTGGAGAATAAGACATGGTGCCGTTGATAAGGATACTGCTCTTGCAATACCTGCCATATTAGCGATAAAACTGGAAAACAGCGGGAAAAATGTAGATTTTGCTTCTCCTTGGGGAGTTTCTCATTCAGGTGATTATGATTTGGATGAGCTGTTTGAGTGGATAGAGAAGATTATTCAATAG
- a CDS encoding DIP1984 family protein yields MKLAEALILRADLQKKIEQLRIRLNNNAKVQENDTPTENPEILISELNNCIDELTLLIKKINKTNCTSTSNGTTLADLIAERDTLTLKANIMRNFLQYASQKVELYSNKEIRILSTVNVPELQKEIDILSKKIRETDTELQQANWLTELID; encoded by the coding sequence ATGAAATTAGCAGAAGCCTTAATTTTAAGAGCAGATTTACAAAAAAAAATTGAACAGCTACGTATTAGACTTAATAACAATGCAAAAGTTCAGGAAAACGATACTCCTACTGAAAATCCCGAAATACTAATTTCAGAACTTAATAACTGTATAGATGAGCTGACTTTACTTATAAAGAAAATCAATAAGACAAACTGTACTTCAACTTCAAACGGAACAACTTTGGCAGATTTAATTGCCGAAAGAGATACATTAACTTTAAAAGCTAATATAATGAGAAACTTTTTACAATATGCCAGTCAGAAAGTTGAACTTTATTCAAATAAAGAAATTAGAATTTTAAGTACAGTTAATGTTCCTGAATTACAAAAAGAAATAGACATTCTGTCAAAAAAAATAAGAGAAACTGATACTGAATTACAGCAGGCAAACTGGTTGACTGAATTAATTGATTAA